In a genomic window of Streptomyces sp. SJL17-4:
- a CDS encoding ROK family protein: MNGKATTTRTRLDRGRSALGPALELVHTGRAPTRAVLTAELGVTRATAGAVAAELEALGLIRVDSNPGAAAGSQGRPSHRLAVDEKGPVALAAQVHADGFRAALVGLGGTIVATVPGCVTVSADPAQVLGEVVEAGVDLLRESGRRCVGAGLAAPSAVAEPEGTALNPLHLAWPAGAQVREIFAERVRAAGIEGPAFTGNDVNLAALAEHRHGAGRGARDLLCVATGHRGVGGALVLDGRLHTGSAGLALEVGHLTVNPEGRACHCGSRGCLDVETDPLAFLTAAGRAPGPELSLLQQARDLLRTSPDDLGVRVAVGELIDRLGLGLAGLVNILNPDRIILGGLHRELLDADPERLRAVVADRSLWGRSGGVPILPCTLDHNSLVGAAELAWQPVLDDPLAALGREPV, from the coding sequence ATGAACGGCAAGGCGACGACGACCCGGACACGGCTGGACAGGGGGCGCAGCGCGCTCGGCCCCGCGCTGGAACTGGTGCACACCGGCAGGGCGCCGACCAGGGCCGTCCTCACCGCCGAACTGGGCGTCACCAGGGCCACCGCCGGCGCGGTCGCCGCCGAGCTGGAGGCTCTCGGCCTCATCCGCGTGGACTCGAACCCCGGCGCCGCCGCAGGGTCCCAGGGCCGCCCCTCCCACCGCCTCGCCGTCGACGAGAAGGGACCCGTCGCCCTCGCCGCCCAGGTCCACGCCGACGGTTTCCGCGCCGCGCTCGTCGGCCTCGGCGGCACCATCGTGGCCACCGTTCCCGGCTGCGTGACCGTCTCCGCCGACCCGGCCCAGGTCCTCGGCGAGGTCGTCGAGGCCGGAGTCGACCTGCTCAGGGAGAGCGGTCGCCGCTGCGTCGGCGCGGGGCTCGCCGCCCCCTCGGCCGTGGCCGAGCCCGAGGGCACCGCGCTGAACCCGCTGCACCTCGCCTGGCCCGCCGGGGCACAGGTCCGGGAGATCTTCGCCGAGCGGGTACGGGCCGCCGGCATCGAAGGCCCCGCCTTCACCGGCAACGACGTGAACCTCGCCGCCCTGGCCGAGCACCGCCACGGCGCGGGCCGCGGCGCCCGCGACCTGCTCTGCGTGGCCACCGGCCACCGAGGGGTCGGCGGCGCGCTCGTCCTCGACGGTCGCCTGCACACCGGCAGCGCCGGCCTCGCCCTGGAGGTCGGCCACCTCACGGTGAACCCGGAGGGCCGCGCCTGTCACTGCGGCAGCCGCGGCTGCCTGGACGTGGAGACCGACCCGCTGGCCTTCCTCACGGCCGCCGGCCGCGCCCCCGGCCCCGAGCTGTCCCTGCTCCAGCAGGCCCGCGACCTGCTGCGCACGAGCCCCGACGACCTGGGCGTACGGGTCGCGGTGGGGGAGCTGATCGACCGTCTGGGCCTCGGCCTCGCGGGCCTGGTGAACATCCTCAACCCGGACCGGATCATCCTCGGCGGCCTCCACCGTGAGCTGCTCGACGCGGACCCGGAGCGCCTCCGCGCGGTCGTCGCCGACCGCAGCCTCTGGGGCCGCAGCGGCGGAGTGCCGATCCTCCCCTGCACCCTGGACCACAACAGCCTCGTCGGCGCGGCCGAGCTGGCGTGGCAGCCGGTCCTGGACGACCCGCTCGCGGCGCTGGGCCGAGAGCCGGTCTGA
- a CDS encoding SRPBCC family protein — protein sequence MYTTRVSRHVDAPPSAVYRALLDPEAVARWRVPYGMTCEVHEFDAREGGNFRVSLTYDTADGTGKSGARTDTYHGRFVELLPDERVVEITEFETSDPRLQGPMTLTTTLIALEGGTDVVVVHEGVPDGVPAADNEAGTRMALERLAALAEGRPDPQA from the coding sequence GTGTACACCACGCGCGTTTCCCGCCATGTCGACGCCCCGCCCTCGGCGGTCTACCGGGCCCTGCTCGACCCGGAGGCCGTCGCCCGCTGGCGAGTGCCGTACGGAATGACCTGCGAGGTCCACGAGTTCGACGCCCGCGAGGGGGGAAACTTCCGGGTCTCGCTCACCTACGACACGGCCGACGGCACCGGCAAGTCGGGGGCCCGCACGGACACGTACCACGGGCGCTTCGTCGAGCTGCTCCCGGACGAACGCGTCGTCGAGATCACCGAGTTCGAGACATCGGACCCGCGGCTTCAGGGCCCCATGACCCTCACCACGACCCTGATCGCGCTGGAGGGCGGCACGGACGTCGTCGTCGTTCACGAAGGAGTGCCCGACGGCGTGCCCGCCGCCGACAACGAGGCCGGTACGCGGATGGCCCTGGAGCGCTTGGCCGCGCTGGCCGAGGGGCGGCCCGACCCGCAGGCGTGA
- a CDS encoding methyltransferase, producing the protein MISSESGLPPRLGSLTFHSPLSEARATRMVERLAAIEPADVLDIGCGWGELLLRVVEAAPAAKGVGIDIDGEDLARGRALAEARGLADRAVFVEESAFGTDRGPVDVVLCHGSSQALCDPEQPHDLSAALSELRRLVRAGGHVVLGECFWERTPTDEELAGMWPGANEGDHTSLGTLVDLAIEAGFRPAWIETATGEEWEEFESGYRYDTELWLAAHPGHPLAAETRERVDRQRSTWLNGYRRVLGMAYLTLVAVA; encoded by the coding sequence ATGATCAGTTCTGAATCCGGTCTTCCTCCGCGTCTCGGCAGCCTCACCTTCCACAGCCCGCTCTCCGAGGCCCGTGCCACCCGTATGGTCGAGCGGCTCGCCGCCATCGAGCCCGCCGATGTGCTCGACATCGGATGCGGCTGGGGCGAGTTGCTGCTCCGCGTCGTGGAGGCCGCGCCGGCGGCCAAGGGCGTGGGGATCGACATCGACGGCGAGGACCTGGCCCGTGGCCGGGCCCTGGCCGAGGCCCGTGGTCTCGCCGACCGTGCCGTCTTCGTCGAGGAGTCGGCGTTCGGTACCGACCGGGGGCCCGTCGACGTGGTCCTCTGCCACGGGTCGAGCCAGGCCCTCTGTGACCCCGAGCAGCCGCACGACCTCTCCGCCGCGCTGAGTGAACTCCGCCGTCTCGTCAGGGCCGGGGGCCATGTGGTGCTCGGGGAGTGCTTCTGGGAGCGCACTCCCACGGACGAGGAACTGGCCGGGATGTGGCCCGGCGCGAACGAGGGGGACCACACCTCCCTCGGCACCCTCGTCGACCTCGCGATCGAGGCGGGGTTCCGGCCCGCGTGGATCGAGACGGCGACCGGGGAGGAGTGGGAGGAGTTCGAGTCGGGATACCGGTACGACACCGAGCTCTGGCTCGCCGCCCACCCCGGCCACCCGCTCGCCGCGGAGACCCGGGAGCGCGTCGACCGGCAGCGCTCGACATGGCTGAACGGCTACCGGCGCGTCCTCGGCATGGCCTACCTGACGCTCGTCGCCGTGGCCTGA
- a CDS encoding DUF4865 family protein, whose amino-acid sequence MHVMQYEITLPADYDMGIIRERVATRGHLLDDFPGLGLKAYLVRERGDASPVNQYAPFYLWDTPEGMNSFLWGPGFQGIVNDFGRPVVQHWTGLSYEEGPASGSVPGTATRRRTPLGEGIPPGEAVADAVARHTRAARREGVVASALAVDPRHWELLTFTVWADTEPPAGAEGPADEGERFRVLHLSAPGRGRLGAGRQW is encoded by the coding sequence GTGCACGTCATGCAGTACGAGATCACCTTGCCCGCCGACTACGACATGGGGATCATTCGCGAGCGGGTGGCGACGAGGGGCCATCTGCTCGACGACTTCCCCGGGCTCGGCCTGAAGGCGTACCTGGTGCGGGAGCGCGGGGACGCGTCGCCGGTCAACCAGTACGCGCCGTTCTACCTGTGGGACACCCCCGAGGGCATGAACTCCTTCCTCTGGGGCCCGGGTTTCCAGGGCATCGTGAACGACTTCGGCCGGCCCGTGGTGCAGCACTGGACGGGCCTGTCGTACGAGGAAGGGCCCGCGTCCGGCTCGGTGCCGGGCACCGCGACGCGTCGCAGGACCCCGCTCGGAGAAGGGATCCCGCCCGGCGAGGCCGTGGCGGACGCCGTGGCCCGGCACACGCGCGCGGCACGGCGGGAGGGGGTGGTGGCCTCCGCCCTGGCGGTCGATCCGCGCCACTGGGAGCTGCTCACGTTCACCGTGTGGGCCGACACGGAACCGCCCGCCGGCGCGGAAGGGCCCGCCGACGAGGGCGAGCGCTTCCGGGTACTGCATCTGTCCGCGCCGGGGCGGGGGCGGTTGGGGGCGGGGCGGCAATGGTGA
- a CDS encoding TetR/AcrR family transcriptional regulator: MYSAVMSTSERLIEATRELLWERGYVGTSPKAVQQAAGAGQGSMYHHFAGKPDLALAAIRRTAEELEAAAEAVLGGEGTAYSRVEAYLLRERDVLRGCPVGRLTMDPEVVADPVLRAPVDEVLGRLRARIAAVVQEGLDSGELSASLDAEDIAATVLATVQGGYVLARATGAREPFDSAVRGLLGLLAPRTAAD; the protein is encoded by the coding sequence ATGTACAGTGCGGTCATGAGCACCTCCGAGCGACTGATCGAGGCGACCCGCGAGCTCCTGTGGGAGAGGGGGTACGTGGGAACCAGCCCCAAGGCCGTGCAGCAGGCGGCGGGGGCGGGGCAGGGCAGCATGTACCACCACTTCGCGGGCAAGCCCGATCTGGCGCTCGCCGCGATCCGGCGGACCGCCGAGGAGCTGGAGGCCGCCGCCGAGGCCGTCCTGGGCGGCGAGGGCACGGCGTACTCCCGTGTCGAGGCCTATCTGCTGCGCGAGCGGGACGTCCTGCGGGGCTGTCCGGTGGGGCGGCTGACGATGGATCCCGAGGTCGTGGCCGATCCCGTGCTGCGCGCGCCGGTCGACGAGGTGCTCGGGCGGCTTCGGGCCCGGATCGCCGCCGTCGTCCAGGAGGGCCTGGACAGCGGCGAGTTGAGCGCCTCCCTCGACGCCGAGGACATCGCGGCGACGGTCCTGGCGACCGTGCAGGGCGGATACGTGCTGGCACGTGCGACAGGGGCGCGGGAGCCCTTCGACAGTGCCGTACGAGGGCTGTTGGGCCTGCTCGCCCCTCGCACTGCCGCCGACTGA
- a CDS encoding SHOCT domain-containing protein — MNTLAHAGPGPWVLLFPLVWAAAIVGIVTVARRAGWRRGRGPWRDGGPGRTDGPDDNSPIALLGHRFAAGEIDEDEYWRRLTVLEEQFGRRTDSKGRRA; from the coding sequence ATGAACACACTCGCCCACGCGGGCCCCGGCCCGTGGGTCCTTCTCTTCCCCCTCGTCTGGGCGGCGGCGATCGTCGGCATCGTCACGGTCGCCCGCCGCGCCGGATGGCGCCGCGGACGCGGCCCGTGGCGCGACGGCGGCCCCGGCCGGACCGACGGGCCGGACGACAACTCGCCCATCGCCCTGCTCGGCCACCGCTTCGCCGCCGGCGAGATCGACGAGGACGAGTACTGGCGTCGGCTGACCGTCCTCGAAGAGCAGTTCGGCCGCCGTACCGACTCCAAGGGCCGCCGGGCATGA
- a CDS encoding ABC transporter ATP-binding protein, translated as MTATEKRLRPAPGVTPAAVRVVDAVKVYGRGDTEVRALDGVSVDFPVGRFTAVMGPSGSGKSTLMHCAAGLDTLTSGAALLGDTDLATLDDRRLTLLRRDRIGFVFQAFNLLPTLTVAENITLPLDLAGHTVDRERFDRIVDTVGLRDRLHHRPSELSGGQQQRVAVARAFAGDPDVVFADEPTGNLDSRSGEEVLRLLGRTVRETGRTVVMVTHDPVAAAHADEVIFLADGRLVDRMTAPTADRVLDRMKAFETTTGTGTRTTADDPSDGDPTDGDPTDSHPTDGHPTALTTKGVSS; from the coding sequence ATGACCGCCACCGAGAAGCGCCTCCGGCCGGCCCCCGGTGTCACCCCCGCCGCCGTCCGTGTCGTCGACGCCGTCAAGGTCTACGGGCGCGGCGACACGGAGGTCAGGGCCCTCGACGGGGTGAGCGTCGACTTCCCCGTCGGCCGTTTCACCGCCGTCATGGGCCCCTCGGGCTCCGGCAAGTCCACCCTGATGCACTGCGCCGCCGGGCTCGACACCCTCACCTCCGGCGCCGCCCTCCTCGGCGACACCGACCTCGCCACGCTCGACGACCGTCGTCTGACGCTGCTGCGACGCGACCGGATCGGCTTCGTCTTCCAGGCCTTCAACCTGCTGCCGACCCTCACCGTCGCCGAGAACATCACCCTTCCGCTGGACCTCGCGGGCCACACCGTGGACCGGGAGCGCTTCGACCGGATCGTCGACACGGTCGGTCTCCGCGACCGCCTCCACCACCGGCCGAGCGAGCTCTCCGGCGGACAGCAGCAGCGCGTGGCCGTCGCCCGCGCGTTCGCCGGGGACCCGGACGTCGTCTTCGCCGACGAACCGACCGGCAACCTCGACTCGCGCTCCGGCGAGGAGGTCCTGCGCCTGCTCGGCCGTACGGTGCGGGAGACCGGCCGTACGGTCGTCATGGTCACCCACGACCCGGTCGCCGCCGCCCACGCCGACGAGGTGATCTTCCTCGCGGACGGCCGGCTCGTCGACCGGATGACGGCACCCACGGCCGACCGCGTCCTCGACCGCATGAAGGCGTTCGAGACGACGACCGGTACCGGTACCCGCACGACCGCCGACGACCCGTCGGACGGTGACCCGACCGACGGCGACCCGACCGACAGCCACCCCACCGACGGGCACCCGACCGCGCTCACCACCAAGGGCGTGTCCTCATGA
- a CDS encoding ABC transporter permease, whose translation MRTPSGPASLRLARSSLGAHRRRFLGTFVAVLLGVAFLTGTLVMGDTLRASFDSMFTGASRGTDAVVRSAVAVTAQGDAQGTRGPVDADLAERLARVPGAAAAAPRIEGAGQLLAADGTPVGGNGPPTLAGNWIDDPALNPYKLAEGRAPSAPGEAVVNRGAAKAAGLALGDTTVLRTPDPVRVTVVGLATFGGADGMGQVTWAGLTRADAERYLTARPGEATSIAVRAGPGVSQEELVAALAPALPDDVEAITGQRAAEENTEAISGRFLSLFTTFLLVFSGVAVLVSVFSIHNTFAVLVAQRTRENALLRAIGAARRQVVTATLAEALAVGLLASLAGLLAGIGVAAGLQALFPAIGFPFPEGDLVVAGTSLVLPLAVGLAVCAGSALLPAVRAGRTAPLAALRETQVDASGTSRARVVTGTALLAVAVGTVLAGVLGTPSLWLAATGAALAVAAFVVLGPVAASVAVRVLGRPLRGANRGLARRNALRSPGRTAATATALMIGVAVVALFTVFGASLKATMDRTVDRSFAGDVAISGATFGAGGAGLSPHLAPAVGALPEVDTAVGLGRGVAEVDGRGRALTVTDPAALSRALDLGEVRGSLTGLGTDGLAVAADEAASSGLAPGRTTELTFTDGTRHTFTVRAVYERSDLAGDYLVTREAWAPHRTQDSDTLVAVSFADGVGTEQGRAAVSEVADRYGQPEVQTREEYAASSAGGIDMMLTLVYALLALAVLIALLGITNTLTLSVHERTRELGLLRAVGQTRAQLRAMVRWESVLVAAFGTLGGLVLGGFLGWVLVRASEGSGDSAFAFAVPAVQLATVALVGLVAGAVAALRPARRAARLEILRAIATE comes from the coding sequence ATGAGAACCCCCTCCGGCCCCGCCTCCCTCCGCCTCGCCCGTTCCTCCCTCGGCGCCCACCGCCGCCGATTCCTCGGCACCTTCGTCGCCGTCCTCCTCGGCGTCGCCTTCCTCACCGGCACCCTCGTCATGGGCGACACCCTGCGCGCGAGTTTCGACTCGATGTTCACCGGCGCGAGCCGGGGCACCGACGCCGTCGTCCGCAGCGCCGTCGCGGTGACGGCCCAGGGCGACGCCCAGGGCACCCGCGGCCCCGTCGACGCGGACCTCGCCGAGCGCCTCGCGCGCGTGCCCGGGGCCGCCGCCGCGGCGCCCCGCATCGAGGGCGCCGGCCAGCTCCTTGCCGCCGACGGCACCCCCGTCGGCGGCAACGGCCCGCCCACCCTCGCCGGGAACTGGATCGACGACCCGGCCCTCAACCCGTACAAGCTCGCGGAAGGCCGTGCCCCGAGCGCCCCCGGCGAGGCCGTCGTCAACCGCGGTGCCGCGAAGGCCGCCGGTCTCGCCCTGGGCGACACCACGGTGCTGCGCACCCCCGACCCGGTGCGCGTCACCGTCGTCGGTCTCGCCACCTTCGGCGGCGCGGACGGCATGGGCCAGGTCACCTGGGCCGGTCTGACCCGCGCCGACGCCGAGCGGTATCTGACGGCACGCCCCGGCGAGGCGACGAGCATCGCCGTACGGGCCGGGCCCGGCGTCTCCCAGGAGGAACTGGTCGCCGCGCTCGCCCCCGCCCTCCCCGACGACGTCGAGGCGATCACCGGGCAGCGCGCCGCCGAGGAGAACACCGAGGCGATCTCCGGCCGCTTCCTCAGCCTCTTCACGACCTTCCTGCTGGTGTTCAGCGGGGTCGCGGTGCTCGTCTCCGTCTTCAGCATCCACAACACGTTCGCCGTGCTCGTCGCCCAGCGGACCCGCGAGAACGCCCTGCTCCGCGCCATCGGCGCCGCCCGGCGCCAGGTCGTCACCGCCACCCTCGCCGAGGCGCTGGCCGTCGGTCTGCTCGCCTCCCTCGCCGGACTGCTCGCCGGGATCGGTGTGGCGGCCGGACTCCAGGCCCTCTTCCCGGCCATCGGCTTCCCCTTCCCCGAGGGTGACCTGGTCGTGGCCGGCACCTCCCTCGTGCTGCCACTCGCCGTCGGGCTCGCGGTCTGCGCGGGCTCGGCGCTCCTGCCCGCCGTACGGGCCGGGCGCACAGCCCCGCTCGCGGCGCTCCGCGAGACGCAGGTGGACGCCTCGGGCACGTCACGCGCGCGCGTGGTGACCGGTACGGCCCTGCTCGCCGTCGCGGTCGGCACGGTCCTCGCGGGTGTGCTCGGCACCCCTTCGCTGTGGCTCGCCGCGACCGGCGCGGCGCTCGCCGTCGCCGCCTTCGTGGTCCTCGGTCCGGTCGCCGCCTCGGTCGCCGTACGGGTCCTCGGCCGCCCCCTGCGCGGCGCCAACCGCGGCCTCGCGCGCCGCAACGCGCTGCGCAGCCCGGGACGTACGGCCGCGACCGCGACCGCCCTGATGATCGGCGTCGCGGTGGTCGCCCTCTTCACGGTCTTCGGCGCCTCCCTCAAGGCGACCATGGACCGCACGGTCGACCGCTCCTTCGCCGGCGACGTGGCCATCAGCGGCGCCACGTTCGGCGCCGGCGGCGCGGGGCTCAGCCCGCACCTCGCACCGGCCGTCGGCGCACTGCCCGAGGTCGACACCGCCGTGGGCCTGGGCCGCGGGGTGGCCGAGGTGGACGGCCGTGGCCGCGCCCTGACCGTCACCGATCCGGCCGCGCTCTCCCGGGCCCTCGACCTGGGCGAGGTACGGGGCTCCCTCACCGGCCTCGGTACGGACGGGCTCGCCGTCGCCGCCGACGAGGCGGCCTCCTCGGGCCTCGCCCCCGGGCGGACGACCGAGCTCACGTTCACGGACGGGACCCGGCACACCTTCACCGTCCGGGCGGTCTACGAGCGCTCCGACCTTGCCGGCGACTACCTCGTCACCCGCGAGGCCTGGGCCCCGCACCGCACCCAGGACTCCGACACCCTGGTCGCCGTCTCGTTCGCGGACGGGGTCGGCACCGAACAGGGCAGGGCGGCCGTGAGCGAGGTCGCGGACCGCTACGGGCAGCCCGAGGTGCAGACCCGGGAGGAGTACGCGGCGTCCTCGGCGGGTGGCATCGACATGATGCTCACCCTCGTGTACGCGCTCCTCGCCCTCGCCGTCCTGATCGCGCTGCTCGGCATCACGAACACGCTGACCCTGTCCGTCCACGAACGGACGCGTGAGCTGGGCCTGTTGCGGGCTGTCGGCCAGACCCGGGCCCAGCTGCGGGCCATGGTCCGCTGGGAGTCGGTCCTGGTGGCGGCGTTCGGCACGCTCGGCGGACTCGTCCTCGGCGGCTTCCTCGGCTGGGTGCTGGTCCGCGCCTCGGAGGGCTCGGGCGACAGCGCGTTCGCCTTCGCCGTACCGGCGGTGCAGCTCGCGACGGTGGCGCTGGTGGGACTGGTCGCCGGGGCCGTGGCGGCCCTGCGCCCGGCGCGCAGGGCGGCCCGCCTGGAGATCCTCCGGGCGATCGCCACGGAATGA
- a CDS encoding ATP-binding protein: MISEPSRYYAVELQALPSRIGQVRRIVSAHLRHWQLDALVDHAVLGVTELLTNVHRHAQPDKRCTVEIELLLDRLTVSVRDHDPRIPQAVACPDPLDPLDAYDRGDGYDGLATSGRGLTIVGAVSESWGVRPCGADGKVVWFTLAAPRPCVPVATRAYAVYGSTTEGPLVGYAPFPGVPLSAPADPALTPALEPVLAPAPAGAAARRVPAGRAG, from the coding sequence GTGATCAGCGAGCCGAGCAGGTATTACGCGGTGGAGCTTCAGGCCCTGCCGTCGCGGATCGGACAGGTCCGCAGGATTGTTTCCGCGCATCTCCGTCATTGGCAGCTCGACGCCTTGGTCGACCATGCCGTGCTCGGTGTCACCGAGCTTCTGACGAACGTCCACCGGCACGCCCAGCCGGACAAGCGGTGCACCGTGGAGATCGAGCTGCTGCTCGACCGCCTCACGGTCTCCGTCCGGGACCACGACCCCCGCATACCGCAGGCGGTCGCCTGCCCGGACCCGCTCGACCCGCTCGACGCGTACGACAGAGGCGACGGGTACGACGGGCTGGCGACGTCCGGCCGGGGCCTCACCATCGTCGGTGCGGTCAGCGAGAGTTGGGGTGTCCGCCCGTGCGGGGCCGACGGCAAGGTGGTGTGGTTCACGCTCGCCGCGCCGCGCCCGTGCGTCCCGGTCGCGACCCGCGCCTACGCCGTGTACGGCTCGACGACCGAGGGCCCGCTCGTGGGGTACGCGCCGTTCCCCGGCGTTCCGCTCAGCGCCCCGGCCGACCCGGCCCTCACCCCGGCCCTCGAACCCGTCCTCGCACCGGCCCCCGCCGGGGCCGCGGCCCGCCGGGTGCCGGCGGGCCGCGCGGGTTGA